In a single window of the Littorina saxatilis isolate snail1 linkage group LG3, US_GU_Lsax_2.0, whole genome shotgun sequence genome:
- the LOC138963245 gene encoding alpha-crystallin B chain-like yields the protein MALTPYLLRDFWDDPMEGPSPFLPEDAYYPMKLMRPNYPIGLLPQQKQMQEAGLSEVVNNDREFRVNMDVHQFRPQEINIKTKDNRLIVNAHHEERPDEHGFIMREFTRQYVLPKDVDPAGLTSSLNRDGVLTLKAPKMALEAPNERSIPIMREERKPITYGHVKGHRK from the exons ATGGCGTTGACACCATATCTCCTCCGTGACTTTTGGGACGATCCCATGGAGGGGCCGAGTCCGTTTTTGCCCGAGGACGCCTACTATCCGATGAAGCTGATGCGGCCAAATTATCCCATCGGATTGCTGCCGCAGCAGAAGCAAATGCAAGAGGCTGGTCTGTCGGAG gtAGTTAACAATGACAGAGAATTCCGGGTGAACATGGACGTCCATCAGTTCAGACCACAAGAGATCAACATCAAGACCAAAGACAACCGCCTCATTGTTAACGCACATCATGAGGAGAGACCAGACGAACATGGCTTCATCATGCGGGAGTTCACTCGGCAGTATGTCCTGCCAAAG GATGTGGACCCAGCTGGACTCACATCGTCCCTGAACAGAGATGGAGTGCTGACACTGAAAGCCCCCAAGATGGCGCTGGAGGCACCCAACGAGCGATCCATCCCTATCATGAGGGAGGAGAGGAAACCCATTACCTATGGACATGTGAAAGGGCACAGGAAGTAA